A part of Melittangium boletus DSM 14713 genomic DNA contains:
- a CDS encoding type I polyketide synthase: MSEEVKDELKQRLARAVLVMQKMQARIDSLERARTEPIALVGMGCRFPGGADTPEAFWELLAAGRDAVRREPASRRMGSDDASRWAGYLDDVSGFDADFFGISPREAASLDPRQRLLLEVAWEALEHAGQDPERLMNTPTGVFVGLTGDDYARLLPAEPERIDAYFGTGNGHCFPPGRLSYTLGLRGPSLSVDTACSSSLVAVHLACQSLRSGECDVALAGGVNLVLDPSVTHTLVRMQALSPNGRCSAFDARANGFVRGEGCGLVVLKRLSDATAQGDTILAVIRGSAVNQDGRSQGLTAPNGLAQQALLRQALANARVEPSALGYVEAHGTGTPLGDPIEVEALVEVMGQPREDGSRCAIGSVKTNLGHLEAAAGIAGLMKAVLALQHEAIPKHLNFSRLNPRIRLEDTPFFVPTESQPWKRSAVPRLAGVSAFGMSGTNAHIIIEEAPLPAVPARPPVPRPTHLLTLSARSEAALEELARRQATHLAAHPELDVADVCFTANTARARMPHRLSVVGGSSRALAEHLSAFASGGTRPERLAHGKAADAPPKVAFLFTGQGSQFVGMGRRLFETSEVFRAAVERCAARLAPRMDLLGVLFPKEGASSPIDQTAYSQPALFALEYALAELWRSWGVVPDAVMGHSVGEFAAACVAGLLSWEDALELIAERGRLMQALPPGGVMATVFATREQVAPLLAREVERVSIAADNAPGQLTVSGEAEAVARLTSALEAQGLSTRRLNVSHAFHSPLMEPMLDALEAKAARLTRTPGQIPLVSNVTGRPVSSAELGAPGYWRRHAREAVRFREGMESLRGLGIDVFVEVGPNATLLGLGKACLGEGPGWLSSLRKGKDDLEQMLDVLGHLYVRGHALDWRKVDPEPARRKVVLPRYPWRRQRHWALPETAPAKSPSSTSGGEAGALYGLEWQPSPRPVPSKDSAPGTWLLLRDRGGVADRLAAHIEARGGTCVKVDGVPPADGAALAGYAGVVVLSGLDLEGVEGPGARDACLDVTALLRALEDAPEAKGRLWAVTRGAWRETPSQAALWGLGRTLALESPRHWGGLIDLGPDVGVERLWEELRAPDGEDQVRLEGERRSVARLVKREPPASQPLTVRAEATYLLTGGQGVLGLELARELVKRGARHLVLTSRNAFPERSRWDELQGRGDELAGRIATVRELEAEGAEVWLAQADVSWRDAMEMLLERMRATMPPLRGVLHAAAVSVKARGRELDADMLGRVLAPKAEGAWNLHALTREDPLDFFVLFSSVASVWGSAGEGAYAAANAFLDALAEHRRAQGLVATSINWGLWEGEGAGTAQDRQWLESVGLGAMARASGREWWARLVGAGVSNAVVANVRWERLRPLLEARGPRPLLERLPQGEAPAKEPVPAEASARAPWRDAGTPSARREALRTLVLETVSRTLGVTPDASSDDARGFHELGLDSIMAVELKASLEKSLGLTLPATLAFNYPSVRALTEHLSTRLEAQAPQVSAPEPRLEAASEEPIAIVGMACRLPGGADTPEAFWRLLRDGTDAISEIPRERWAVEDWYDPDPSTPGKMAVRAGGFLRGVDQFDPRFFGISPREAESMDPQQRLMLEVAWEALERAGQDVTALRDSATGVFVGVTTADYARVILQGRPEEVDAWFASGTSLNAVAGRVSYTFGFKGPSMAVDTACSSSLTALHLACQSLRSGESTRALAAGVNLILAPEPMMAASRARMLAPDGRCKTFDASANGFARAEGCGVLVLERLSDARARGSNVLAIIRGTAVNQDGPSSGLTVPNGLAQREVIQQALRRGGVAPSEVSYLEAHGTGTSLGDPIEAEAMWSVLKEGRAPEASLWMGSVKTNLGHLESAAGVAGVMKVVLALQHRKLPAHLHLKTPNPHIDWKGMGVKVPVALTEWEPTQGRRIAGVSSFGFSGTNAHVVLEEAPSLPERTRSSEPPEHVLVLSARSEESLRELAGRYARMLEEGADLGDVCFTAAVGRARFEYRRAWVAGTADAMRSLLSSPEGGVSGRVDAGHRPEGLLPGSVARALPPRALAEAFVKGVEVDWPAFHAPDARRRVILPTHPFQRQRYWWRSQAPLPVAPSRRSRDTAPHFGRRLRSPALDALVYEAVYGPSGPVHLDDHRLFGTRVAAGSSHVSLVLSVLQDAHGSPVCTLENLAFPQALALAEDEERTLQVILAPAARGGAFEVKSWGGGASGAETWVLHASGTVRVGEARPPEPWLTREELQARCPERRAGAELYRAMHEQGYTLGPGYQWIHSVARGGNDLLGELRLPSLRDSLEEHVLHPGLVDSCFQVLASWTLDLQSKQRDTLLIPFSLERFTVHRRPEGTVWCHARIREGGRNEVNAPIGGDLRLFDERGLVAEALGFRGRMASREALHAGAPARREEGRYEVVWTPEAPRSTTPSLLDVTRPWVLWMDGGGVGERLGRRLEANGARVLRVHSAEELTRRLGEPLGAAGCAGVVYLAGLDARVPEDASAEATQHAVLAASGGALHLVKTLVERGLWAPVWLVTRGARAVDASSSRTALAQAPVWGLGRVIDLEHPELRCARVDLDPGDEEGGLDLLLAELAGGGDTADREVAFRRGGRLHPVLRESANAPGGAVGFKSEATYLITGGLGGLGLELARWMVERGARHLVLLGRRAPSAAAEEAVLALERAGARVTVESVDVSHEDEVARLLQRIDVESPPLRGIFHAAGVLDDGALTQQDLERFTRVMDPKVAGAWNLHRLTRGQPLDHFVLFSSASATLGSAGQGNYAAANAFLDALAHERRAQGLPAQSLAWGPWAETGMVGAPEGRVARALERRGIRPLPTRRALELFEEALLHGAPHVALMSIQWPVYLESLGALGRGSFYGTWVPPPVRVPEPRGESPLAKRLREAPPHERARILARGLQDEAARILRLDATQVDWRQGFAELGMDSLMAIELRDVLQKQLGASVPATVALDHPTIDFLGQHLLTEVLKLDTVAAPVVPVSPREEAPPEDLDVLSDAELARLVAEDLAKDS, encoded by the coding sequence GTGAGCGAGGAGGTGAAGGACGAACTCAAGCAGCGCCTGGCGCGTGCCGTCCTGGTGATGCAGAAGATGCAGGCGCGCATCGACTCACTGGAGCGCGCCCGCACCGAGCCCATCGCCCTGGTGGGCATGGGGTGCCGTTTTCCGGGAGGCGCGGACACGCCCGAGGCCTTCTGGGAGCTGCTCGCCGCGGGGCGAGATGCCGTCCGGCGCGAGCCGGCGTCCCGCCGCATGGGCTCGGACGATGCCTCCCGCTGGGCGGGCTACCTGGACGACGTGAGCGGCTTCGACGCGGACTTCTTCGGGATTTCTCCCCGCGAGGCCGCGAGCCTGGATCCCCGCCAGCGTCTGCTCCTGGAAGTGGCCTGGGAGGCGCTGGAGCACGCGGGGCAGGATCCCGAGCGGTTGATGAACACGCCCACGGGCGTCTTCGTGGGGCTCACGGGCGACGACTACGCGCGCCTGCTGCCCGCCGAGCCCGAGCGCATCGACGCCTACTTCGGCACCGGCAACGGGCACTGCTTTCCCCCCGGACGCCTCTCGTACACGCTGGGCCTGCGCGGGCCGAGCCTGTCGGTGGACACGGCGTGCTCCTCGTCGCTCGTGGCGGTGCACCTGGCCTGCCAGAGCCTGCGCTCGGGCGAGTGCGACGTGGCGCTCGCGGGCGGGGTGAACCTGGTGTTGGACCCCTCCGTCACGCACACGCTCGTGCGGATGCAGGCGCTCTCCCCCAACGGGCGGTGCAGCGCCTTCGACGCGCGGGCCAATGGCTTCGTCCGAGGCGAGGGCTGTGGCCTCGTGGTGCTCAAGCGCCTGTCGGACGCGACGGCCCAGGGAGACACCATCCTCGCCGTCATCCGGGGCTCGGCCGTCAACCAGGATGGGCGCTCGCAGGGGCTCACCGCGCCCAATGGGCTCGCCCAACAGGCCCTGCTGCGCCAGGCCCTGGCCAATGCCCGCGTGGAGCCCTCGGCGCTCGGGTACGTGGAGGCCCATGGCACTGGCACCCCCTTGGGAGATCCCATCGAGGTCGAGGCCCTGGTCGAGGTGATGGGCCAGCCCCGCGAGGACGGCTCGCGGTGCGCCATCGGCTCGGTGAAGACGAACCTGGGCCACCTGGAGGCGGCGGCGGGCATCGCCGGGCTCATGAAGGCCGTCCTGGCGCTCCAGCACGAGGCCATCCCCAAGCACCTGAACTTCTCCCGGCTCAACCCCCGCATCCGCCTGGAGGACACGCCCTTCTTCGTCCCCACCGAGTCCCAGCCGTGGAAGCGCTCGGCGGTGCCCCGGCTGGCGGGCGTGAGCGCCTTCGGCATGAGCGGGACGAACGCGCACATCATTATAGAGGAGGCTCCGCTTCCGGCCGTCCCCGCGCGGCCGCCCGTCCCGCGACCCACGCACCTGTTGACGCTCTCCGCCCGGAGCGAGGCCGCGTTGGAGGAGCTGGCTCGCCGTCAGGCCACGCACCTCGCCGCCCACCCGGAGCTGGACGTGGCGGACGTGTGCTTCACCGCTAACACCGCTCGCGCCCGCATGCCCCACCGGCTGTCCGTGGTGGGGGGCTCCTCGCGGGCCCTGGCCGAGCACCTGTCGGCGTTCGCCTCGGGGGGGACCCGGCCGGAGCGCCTGGCCCACGGCAAGGCGGCGGATGCTCCGCCCAAGGTGGCCTTCCTCTTCACCGGCCAGGGCTCGCAGTTCGTTGGCATGGGCCGCCGCCTGTTCGAGACGTCCGAGGTCTTCCGGGCCGCCGTGGAGCGCTGTGCCGCGCGGCTCGCGCCGAGGATGGACCTGCTGGGGGTGCTCTTTCCGAAGGAGGGCGCGTCCTCGCCCATCGATCAGACGGCGTACAGCCAGCCGGCGCTCTTCGCCCTGGAGTACGCGCTGGCGGAGCTGTGGCGCTCGTGGGGCGTGGTGCCGGACGCGGTGATGGGCCACAGCGTGGGCGAGTTCGCCGCCGCGTGCGTGGCGGGGCTCCTGTCCTGGGAAGACGCGCTGGAGCTCATCGCCGAGCGGGGGCGGCTCATGCAGGCGCTGCCTCCGGGCGGCGTCATGGCCACGGTGTTCGCCACCCGCGAGCAGGTGGCGCCGCTGCTCGCGCGGGAGGTGGAGCGCGTCTCCATCGCCGCGGACAACGCGCCGGGACAGCTCACCGTGTCCGGCGAGGCCGAGGCCGTGGCGCGTCTCACCTCCGCCCTGGAGGCCCAGGGCCTCTCGACGCGCCGCCTCAACGTCTCGCATGCCTTCCACTCGCCCTTGATGGAGCCGATGCTCGACGCCCTGGAGGCGAAGGCGGCGAGGCTGACGCGGACGCCGGGCCAGATACCGCTCGTGTCCAACGTGACCGGCCGGCCCGTGTCCTCGGCGGAACTGGGCGCTCCGGGCTACTGGCGCCGTCACGCCCGCGAGGCCGTGCGCTTCCGCGAGGGCATGGAGTCGCTGCGCGGCCTGGGCATCGACGTCTTCGTGGAGGTGGGCCCGAACGCCACGCTGCTCGGCCTGGGCAAGGCGTGCCTGGGCGAGGGGCCGGGTTGGCTCTCCTCGCTGCGCAAGGGCAAGGACGACCTGGAGCAGATGCTGGACGTGCTCGGCCACCTGTACGTCCGGGGCCATGCGCTGGATTGGCGCAAGGTGGACCCCGAGCCCGCCCGTCGCAAGGTGGTGCTGCCTCGCTACCCGTGGCGCCGTCAGCGGCACTGGGCCCTTCCCGAGACCGCTCCCGCGAAGAGCCCGTCGTCCACGAGTGGCGGTGAGGCGGGCGCGCTGTACGGGCTGGAGTGGCAACCGTCGCCGCGTCCGGTGCCCTCGAAGGACTCCGCGCCCGGTACGTGGCTGTTGCTGAGGGATCGAGGCGGCGTGGCGGATCGGCTCGCCGCGCACATCGAGGCCCGGGGCGGCACCTGCGTGAAGGTCGACGGCGTGCCCCCGGCGGACGGCGCTGCGTTGGCCGGGTACGCGGGCGTGGTGGTGCTGTCGGGCCTGGACCTGGAGGGCGTGGAGGGCCCGGGCGCGCGCGATGCGTGCCTGGACGTGACCGCGCTGCTGCGGGCCTTGGAGGATGCCCCGGAGGCGAAGGGTCGGCTGTGGGCCGTCACCCGAGGCGCCTGGCGGGAGACGCCTTCCCAGGCGGCGCTCTGGGGTCTTGGTCGGACGCTGGCGCTGGAGAGCCCTCGTCATTGGGGTGGATTGATCGACCTGGGGCCCGACGTGGGCGTGGAACGGCTCTGGGAGGAGCTGCGGGCCCCGGACGGCGAGGACCAGGTGCGGCTCGAGGGCGAGCGGCGCTCGGTGGCGCGCCTCGTGAAGCGGGAGCCCCCCGCGTCCCAACCCCTGACGGTGCGAGCGGAGGCCACCTACCTCCTCACGGGTGGGCAGGGGGTGCTCGGGCTGGAGCTGGCGCGGGAGCTGGTGAAGCGGGGCGCGCGGCACCTCGTGCTCACCTCGAGGAACGCCTTCCCCGAGCGCTCTCGCTGGGACGAGCTCCAGGGCCGGGGAGATGAACTGGCCGGGCGGATCGCCACGGTGCGCGAGCTGGAGGCGGAAGGCGCCGAGGTCTGGCTCGCCCAGGCGGACGTGTCCTGGCGTGACGCGATGGAGATGTTGCTCGAGCGGATGAGGGCCACCATGCCCCCCCTGCGCGGCGTCCTCCACGCGGCGGCGGTGTCCGTGAAGGCGCGGGGACGGGAGCTGGACGCGGACATGCTCGGGCGCGTGCTGGCCCCGAAGGCGGAGGGTGCCTGGAACCTGCACGCCCTGACGCGCGAGGATCCGTTGGACTTCTTCGTGCTCTTCTCCTCCGTCGCCTCCGTGTGGGGCTCGGCGGGCGAGGGCGCCTACGCGGCGGCGAATGCCTTCCTGGACGCGCTCGCGGAGCACCGGCGGGCCCAGGGACTCGTGGCGACGAGCATCAACTGGGGACTCTGGGAGGGCGAGGGCGCGGGAACGGCCCAGGATCGCCAATGGCTGGAGAGCGTGGGCCTGGGGGCGATGGCCCGCGCGTCCGGACGCGAGTGGTGGGCGCGGCTCGTGGGAGCGGGCGTGTCCAACGCCGTGGTGGCGAACGTCCGGTGGGAGCGCCTGCGGCCGCTGCTCGAGGCACGGGGACCGAGGCCCTTGTTGGAGCGGCTGCCCCAGGGCGAGGCCCCCGCGAAGGAGCCCGTTCCGGCGGAGGCCTCCGCACGGGCGCCCTGGCGGGACGCGGGCACGCCCTCCGCCCGGCGCGAGGCCCTGCGGACGCTGGTGCTCGAGACGGTGTCGCGCACGCTCGGCGTGACGCCGGACGCCTCGTCGGACGACGCGCGCGGCTTCCATGAGCTGGGGTTGGACTCCATCATGGCGGTGGAGTTGAAGGCGAGCCTGGAGAAGTCGCTGGGGCTGACGTTGCCCGCGACCCTGGCGTTCAACTACCCGAGCGTGCGGGCGCTCACGGAGCACCTGTCCACGCGGCTCGAGGCCCAGGCGCCCCAGGTATCCGCGCCCGAGCCCCGGCTGGAAGCGGCCTCGGAGGAGCCCATCGCCATCGTCGGCATGGCGTGCCGCCTGCCCGGGGGCGCGGACACCCCGGAGGCCTTCTGGCGGCTGCTGCGGGACGGCACGGACGCCATCTCGGAGATTCCGAGGGAGCGCTGGGCGGTGGAGGACTGGTACGACCCGGATCCGAGCACGCCGGGGAAGATGGCCGTGCGCGCGGGCGGCTTCCTGCGCGGCGTGGACCAGTTCGATCCGCGCTTCTTCGGCATCTCCCCGCGCGAGGCGGAGAGCATGGATCCCCAGCAGCGGCTGATGCTGGAGGTGGCATGGGAGGCGCTGGAGCGGGCGGGCCAGGACGTGACGGCGCTGCGCGACTCGGCCACGGGCGTCTTCGTGGGCGTCACCACGGCGGACTACGCCCGGGTCATCCTCCAGGGGCGGCCGGAAGAGGTGGATGCGTGGTTCGCCTCGGGCACGTCGCTCAACGCGGTGGCCGGGCGCGTGTCGTACACGTTTGGCTTCAAGGGCCCGAGCATGGCGGTGGACACGGCCTGCTCGTCGTCGCTGACGGCGTTGCACCTGGCGTGTCAGAGCCTGCGCTCGGGCGAGTCCACGCGGGCGCTCGCGGCGGGGGTGAACCTCATCCTCGCGCCCGAGCCGATGATGGCGGCGAGCAGGGCGCGGATGCTGGCGCCGGACGGGCGGTGCAAGACGTTCGACGCATCGGCCAATGGCTTCGCTCGGGCCGAGGGCTGCGGGGTGCTGGTGCTCGAGCGGCTGTCGGACGCGCGGGCGCGGGGCTCGAACGTGCTGGCCATCATCCGGGGGACGGCGGTGAACCAGGACGGGCCGAGCAGCGGGCTCACGGTGCCCAACGGCCTGGCGCAACGGGAGGTCATCCAGCAGGCGCTGCGGCGAGGCGGCGTGGCCCCCTCGGAGGTGAGCTACCTGGAGGCGCATGGCACGGGCACGTCGCTCGGAGACCCCATCGAGGCGGAGGCGATGTGGTCCGTCCTGAAGGAGGGCCGGGCGCCGGAGGCATCGCTGTGGATGGGCTCGGTGAAGACGAACCTGGGCCACCTGGAGTCGGCGGCGGGCGTGGCGGGCGTGATGAAGGTGGTGCTGGCGCTGCAACACCGGAAGCTGCCCGCGCATCTGCACTTGAAGACGCCCAACCCGCACATCGACTGGAAGGGCATGGGCGTGAAGGTGCCGGTGGCGCTGACGGAGTGGGAGCCCACCCAGGGTCGTCGCATCGCGGGCGTGAGCTCGTTCGGCTTCAGCGGGACGAACGCCCACGTGGTGCTGGAGGAGGCTCCGTCCCTGCCCGAGCGCACGCGGAGCTCGGAACCGCCGGAGCACGTGCTGGTGTTGTCGGCGCGGAGCGAGGAGTCCCTGCGCGAGCTGGCGGGCCGCTACGCGCGGATGCTGGAGGAGGGCGCGGACCTGGGAGACGTGTGCTTCACGGCGGCGGTGGGGCGGGCGCGCTTCGAGTACCGGCGGGCGTGGGTGGCCGGGACGGCGGACGCGATGCGCTCGCTCCTGTCCTCGCCGGAGGGGGGCGTCTCGGGACGGGTGGACGCGGGACATCGCCCGGAGGGCCTGCTTCCCGGCTCGGTGGCCCGGGCGCTCCCGCCGCGTGCGCTGGCGGAGGCGTTCGTGAAGGGCGTGGAGGTGGACTGGCCCGCCTTCCACGCCCCCGATGCGCGGCGCCGGGTGATTCTTCCCACCCATCCCTTCCAGCGGCAACGCTACTGGTGGCGGAGTCAGGCCCCGCTCCCGGTGGCTCCGTCTCGCCGCTCGCGGGACACGGCGCCGCACTTCGGTCGGCGGCTGCGCTCTCCGGCGCTCGACGCGCTCGTGTACGAGGCGGTGTATGGCCCCTCGGGCCCGGTGCACCTGGATGACCACCGCCTCTTCGGTACCCGGGTCGCCGCGGGGTCCTCGCACGTGTCGCTGGTGCTCTCGGTGCTCCAGGATGCGCACGGCTCGCCCGTGTGCACGCTGGAGAACCTGGCCTTCCCCCAGGCCCTGGCGCTCGCGGAGGACGAGGAGCGCACGCTCCAGGTCATCCTCGCGCCCGCGGCGCGGGGTGGCGCCTTCGAGGTGAAGTCCTGGGGCGGGGGAGCGAGCGGCGCGGAGACGTGGGTGCTGCACGCGAGCGGCACGGTGCGGGTGGGCGAGGCACGGCCGCCGGAGCCTTGGCTGACCCGGGAAGAACTCCAGGCCCGCTGCCCCGAGCGTCGCGCGGGGGCCGAGCTGTACCGGGCCATGCACGAGCAGGGCTACACGCTGGGGCCGGGCTACCAGTGGATCCACTCGGTGGCGAGGGGCGGGAACGATCTCCTCGGCGAGCTGCGGTTGCCGTCGCTGCGGGACTCCCTGGAGGAGCATGTCCTGCATCCGGGACTGGTGGATTCGTGCTTCCAGGTGCTCGCGAGCTGGACGCTGGATCTCCAGTCGAAGCAGCGCGACACCCTGCTCATCCCCTTCAGTCTGGAGCGCTTCACCGTGCACCGCCGGCCCGAGGGCACGGTGTGGTGCCATGCGCGGATCCGGGAGGGAGGGCGGAACGAAGTGAACGCGCCCATCGGAGGAGACCTGCGCCTCTTCGATGAGCGGGGACTGGTGGCGGAAGCCCTCGGTTTCCGGGGCCGGATGGCGAGCCGCGAGGCCCTGCACGCGGGAGCGCCCGCGCGTCGGGAGGAGGGCCGCTACGAGGTCGTCTGGACGCCCGAGGCCCCGCGAAGCACGACGCCCTCGTTGTTGGATGTCACCCGGCCCTGGGTGTTGTGGATGGACGGAGGCGGCGTGGGCGAGCGGCTGGGCCGCCGGTTGGAAGCGAACGGGGCGCGGGTGTTGCGGGTGCATTCCGCGGAAGAACTCACCCGGCGGTTGGGCGAGCCCCTGGGCGCGGCGGGTTGCGCGGGGGTGGTGTACCTGGCGGGGCTCGACGCGCGGGTACCGGAGGACGCGTCCGCCGAGGCCACGCAGCACGCGGTCCTGGCGGCGAGCGGTGGCGCGCTGCACCTGGTGAAGACCCTGGTGGAGCGTGGCTTGTGGGCGCCCGTGTGGCTGGTCACGCGCGGCGCGAGGGCGGTGGACGCCTCCTCCTCTCGGACCGCGCTCGCCCAGGCGCCGGTGTGGGGGTTGGGCCGGGTCATCGATCTGGAGCACCCCGAACTGCGCTGTGCCCGGGTGGACCTGGATCCCGGAGACGAGGAGGGCGGCCTCGACCTGTTGCTCGCCGAGCTGGCCGGTGGAGGAGACACGGCGGACCGGGAGGTGGCGTTCCGGCGCGGAGGACGCCTGCACCCGGTGCTGCGGGAGAGCGCCAACGCCCCGGGAGGCGCCGTCGGATTCAAGAGCGAGGCGACGTACCTCATCACGGGAGGGCTCGGAGGGCTGGGCCTGGAACTGGCGCGGTGGATGGTGGAGCGGGGCGCGCGTCACCTGGTGTTGTTGGGGCGCCGTGCGCCCTCGGCCGCCGCCGAGGAGGCCGTGCTCGCGCTGGAACGGGCGGGCGCCCGCGTCACGGTCGAATCGGTGGATGTCTCCCACGAGGACGAGGTGGCGCGATTGCTCCAGCGCATCGACGTGGAGTCTCCGCCCTTGCGCGGCATCTTCCACGCGGCGGGTGTGCTCGATGACGGAGCGCTCACGCAGCAGGACCTCGAGCGCTTCACGCGCGTGATGGACCCGAAGGTCGCGGGCGCGTGGAACCTGCACCGGCTCACGCGGGGGCAGCCCCTGGACCACTTCGTGCTCTTCTCCTCGGCGTCCGCGACGCTGGGCTCGGCGGGACAGGGCAACTACGCCGCGGCGAACGCCTTCCTAGACGCGCTCGCGCACGAGCGGCGTGCCCAAGGTCTGCCCGCGCAATCCCTGGCGTGGGGCCCGTGGGCGGAGACGGGGATGGTGGGGGCGCCCGAGGGCCGGGTGGCGCGGGCGCTCGAGCGGCGAGGCATCCGGCCGCTTCCGACACGGAGGGCGCTCGAGCTGTTCGAGGAGGCGTTGCTGCACGGCGCGCCTCACGTGGCGCTGATGTCGATCCAGTGGCCGGTGTACCTGGAGTCGCTGGGAGCGCTGGGCCGTGGCTCCTTCTACGGAACCTGGGTGCCGCCCCCAGTGCGAGTCCCCGAGCCCCGGGGCGAGTCCCCGCTCGCGAAGCGGCTCCGGGAGGCCCCGCCGCACGAGCGGGCCCGGATACTGGCGCGAGGCCTCCAGGACGAGGCGGCGCGAATCCTGAGGCTGGACGCCACCCAGGTGGACTGGCGCCAGGGGTTCGCGGAGCTCGGCATGGACTCGCTGATGGCCATCGAGCTGCGCGACGTGCTGCAGAAGCAGCTCGGGGCGTCCGTGCCCGCGACGGTGGCGTTGGATCACCCCACCATCGACTTCCTGGGACAACACCTGCTCACCGAGGTGTTGAAGCTCGACACGGTGGCGGCCCCGGTGGTGCCGGTGTCCCCGAGGGAAGAGGCCCCCCCGGAGGACCTGGACGTTCTCTCCGACGCGGAGCTGGCGCGGCTGGTGGCGGAAGATCTCGCCAAGGACTCGTGA